The following are encoded together in the Oceanobacillus zhaokaii genome:
- a CDS encoding 2-isopropylmalate synthase produces the protein MSQIKIFDTTLRDGEQSPGVNLNKQEKLEIARQLERFGVDRMEAGFPASSKGDFDAVKLIADTIKDSSVTGLARTIKSDVDAAWEALKGAAEPRLHLFIATSELHMRDKLVMTPDQVIESAVSMVTYAKQKFPQIEWSAEDASRSDLAFLARIIEQVIDAGATVINLPDTVGYATPAEYGKMFRYIKKNVPNIDRVALSCHCHDDLGMAVANSIAAVENGATQVEGTINGIGERAGNAALEEVAVALKIRSDFYPYETRLQLNEIKRTSDLVSKLTGMYVQANKAIIGRNAFAHESGIHQDGVLKNVETYEIITPEMVGVTSNTLFLGKHSGRHAFKDKIKELGVELTDEQLKEAFNQFKQLTDHKKEVTDDDIYTIIMEIKTDSAAVNKYQLEMFQVQYGTTNIPTATVVLKTPEGETVQTASTGKGSVEALYQTLDNLIHEELQLIDYQINSVGGGKDALAESYVQLNVNGETMNGRGAAQDVLEASAIAFLNAVNRYIVQQQTLMQKEVLN, from the coding sequence ATGTCACAAATTAAAATCTTTGATACAACGCTTCGAGATGGGGAACAGTCCCCAGGTGTAAATTTAAATAAGCAAGAAAAGTTAGAGATTGCTAGACAGCTAGAACGCTTTGGAGTAGATAGAATGGAAGCAGGATTCCCTGCTTCCTCCAAAGGTGACTTTGATGCAGTAAAACTGATTGCTGATACGATTAAGGATTCATCAGTTACCGGACTTGCTAGAACGATTAAATCAGATGTTGATGCAGCATGGGAAGCTTTAAAAGGTGCTGCAGAGCCACGGTTGCATTTATTTATTGCAACATCTGAGCTTCATATGCGCGATAAACTCGTAATGACCCCAGATCAAGTAATTGAATCTGCGGTTAGCATGGTAACCTACGCGAAACAAAAATTCCCTCAAATTGAATGGTCAGCAGAAGACGCATCGAGATCCGATTTGGCATTTTTAGCTAGAATTATTGAGCAAGTGATTGATGCTGGCGCAACGGTGATTAATCTTCCTGATACGGTTGGTTATGCAACACCGGCAGAATACGGCAAAATGTTCCGTTACATTAAAAAAAATGTACCGAATATTGACCGTGTTGCATTATCCTGTCATTGTCATGATGATCTTGGTATGGCGGTTGCGAACTCGATTGCAGCGGTAGAGAACGGTGCAACTCAAGTAGAAGGAACGATAAATGGAATTGGCGAACGTGCGGGTAATGCAGCATTAGAAGAAGTTGCCGTAGCCTTAAAAATACGTTCTGATTTTTATCCATATGAAACGAGACTTCAGTTAAATGAAATCAAACGTACGAGTGACCTTGTTTCGAAATTGACTGGAATGTATGTACAGGCAAATAAAGCAATAATTGGTCGAAATGCATTCGCACATGAATCTGGTATCCATCAAGATGGTGTTTTGAAAAATGTCGAAACATACGAAATTATCACTCCGGAGATGGTTGGCGTTACATCCAATACATTATTCCTAGGCAAGCATTCTGGACGCCATGCATTTAAAGATAAAATAAAAGAATTGGGTGTAGAGCTTACAGATGAGCAACTAAAGGAAGCCTTTAACCAATTTAAACAGTTAACAGATCACAAAAAAGAAGTAACAGATGATGATATCTACACGATTATCATGGAAATTAAAACTGATTCAGCAGCTGTTAATAAGTATCAGTTGGAAATGTTCCAAGTTCAGTATGGTACAACAAATATTCCTACAGCTACAGTCGTATTGAAGACACCAGAAGGAGAAACAGTGCAAACAGCTTCCACTGGTAAAGGAAGCGTAGAGGCATTGTATCAAACATTAGACAATTTAATTCATGAGGAATTACAGTTAATCGATTATCAGATTAACTCAGTAGGTGGCGGAAAGGATGCGCTAGCTGAGTCTTATGTACAGCTGAATGTAAATGGGGAAACAATGAATGGACGGGGAGCCGCACAGGATGTCCTCGAAGCTTCTGCAATTGCATTTTTAAACGCAGTAAATCGTTATATTGTGCAGCAGCAAACCTTGATGCAAAAAGAAGTTTTGAACTGA
- the serA gene encoding phosphoglycerate dehydrogenase has protein sequence MSFNILISDPLSEEGIYPLRQADNVNIVMDTGLTNEQLEERIHEFDALLVRSQTQVTRSLISKATNLKIIGRAGVGVDNIDLDAATEYGIIVVNAPNGNTNSAAEHTMAMLMALSRNIPQAYHALKNQKWDRKKYVGVELKNKTLGIVGLGRIGVEVAARAKGQRMNVVAYDPFLTEEKAEKLGIGYGTFEEVIKQADFITVHTPLLKETRHMINADAFSIMKNGVQIINCARGGIIDEDALYDAILSGKVAGAALDVFEKEPFMDHKLLELPEVVATPHLGASTIEAQESVAIDVSHDVISFLNEDMVKNPVNLPSLPKEALAKIEPYFDLAEKLGAFLIDLTNEVAEEVSISYSGELYDMDVSPLTRNLVKGILKRHLGSHVNDVNALYLAERNGIAINENKTSVLKGFTNLISVEIKTKTKQRTVAGTLLNGFGPRIVKVDNYRVDVTPKGHMVVIQHIDQPGVIGRMGSMLAKHDVNIATMQVDRSDIGGNAMMMLTIDKHLEQDALEELQNLEEIKEVVAIDL, from the coding sequence TTGAGTTTTAATATATTAATTAGTGATCCACTTAGTGAAGAAGGCATTTACCCGCTTCGTCAGGCAGATAATGTGAATATTGTCATGGATACTGGCTTGACCAATGAACAGCTTGAAGAGCGGATTCATGAATTTGATGCACTTTTAGTACGTAGTCAAACACAGGTTACCCGTTCACTCATTAGTAAAGCGACAAACTTGAAAATCATTGGACGTGCGGGTGTCGGCGTTGATAACATCGACCTTGATGCTGCAACCGAGTATGGAATTATCGTAGTCAATGCACCAAACGGAAATACCAATTCCGCTGCAGAGCACACGATGGCAATGCTAATGGCGTTATCGAGAAATATTCCACAAGCATACCATGCACTGAAAAATCAAAAATGGGACCGAAAGAAATATGTCGGTGTAGAGCTGAAAAACAAGACGCTTGGAATTGTTGGCCTTGGCAGAATAGGTGTAGAGGTTGCTGCAAGAGCGAAAGGACAACGAATGAACGTTGTTGCATATGATCCATTTTTAACCGAAGAGAAAGCAGAGAAATTAGGAATTGGTTACGGTACATTTGAAGAAGTAATCAAACAAGCAGATTTCATTACCGTTCACACTCCGTTATTGAAGGAAACAAGACATATGATTAACGCAGATGCTTTCTCAATAATGAAAAATGGTGTACAAATTATTAACTGTGCTCGTGGTGGAATCATTGATGAAGATGCGCTATATGATGCAATATTATCAGGAAAAGTAGCAGGCGCTGCACTAGACGTATTTGAGAAGGAACCATTTATGGATCATAAATTGCTGGAGCTTCCAGAGGTTGTTGCAACACCACATTTAGGTGCAAGCACAATAGAGGCGCAAGAAAGTGTCGCAATTGATGTTAGTCATGATGTTATTAGCTTTTTGAATGAGGATATGGTGAAAAATCCAGTCAATCTGCCATCACTGCCAAAAGAAGCACTCGCAAAAATTGAACCATACTTTGATTTAGCTGAGAAATTAGGTGCATTTTTAATCGATTTAACAAACGAAGTTGCAGAAGAGGTAAGCATCTCTTATTCTGGCGAGCTATACGATATGGATGTTTCCCCACTTACGAGAAATTTAGTGAAGGGCATTTTAAAGCGTCATCTTGGAAGTCATGTGAATGATGTAAATGCCTTATACCTTGCTGAAAGAAATGGAATTGCAATTAACGAAAATAAAACGTCTGTCTTAAAAGGATTTACAAACTTAATTAGCGTAGAAATCAAGACCAAAACAAAGCAAAGGACTGTTGCTGGAACTTTACTAAATGGCTTTGGACCACGAATTGTTAAGGTTGATAATTACCGTGTTGATGTTACACCAAAAGGACATATGGTCGTGATTCAACATATTGATCAACCCGGTGTCATCGGCAGAATGGGCAGCATGCTAGCGAAACATGATGTTAATATCGCAACGATGCAAGTTGATCGCTCTGATATTGGCGGGAATGCGATGATGATGCTAACAATTGACAAGCATTTGGAGCAGGATGCTTTAGAAGAACTGCAGAATTTAGAAGAAATCAAGGAAGTAGTTGCAATTGATCTTTAA
- the ilvB gene encoding biosynthetic-type acetolactate synthase large subunit — protein sequence MKMEAKLETQSSKKLKTGADLLIQTLVDAEVDTIFGYPGGAVLPIYDALYRSEAPFQHILSRHEQGSIHAAEGYARVTGKPGVVIATSGPGATNLVTGITDAMMDSLPLVILTGQVGKSVIGTDAFQEADIIGITTPITKYNYQLSNIADMPRVIKEAFHIASTGRPGPVVIDIPKNISEVLTSDEYDSDFYLPGYQPTIKPNALQISKLAEALSHASRPLILAGAGVLFANASEELKALAEDYQIPVTTTLLGLGGFPGSNALSLGMAGMHGTYTANMAIQECDLLINIGARFDDRLTGNIKKFAPRAKVAHIDIDPAEIGKNIKTDIPVVGDAKEAINELINCTITVQSHSEWIEKLQKDKVNFPLWYERSDKLISPQWLIEQIDTITNGDAIVTTDVGQHQMWAAQFYNFNKPNKWVTSGGLGTMGFGFPAAIGAQLGRPNELVVAIVGDGGFQMTLQELSVIKQRNLPVKVIIVNNEALGMVRQWQESFYEERYSESLLSENPDFVKLAESYGIRGELVSSETDVPELLKDIFSYDGPVVVDCRVERLTAVNPMVVSGTGLDEMIGVKK from the coding sequence ATGAAGATGGAAGCAAAACTCGAAACACAATCATCGAAAAAATTAAAAACAGGTGCAGATCTATTAATTCAAACGTTGGTTGATGCTGAAGTCGATACAATCTTTGGGTATCCGGGTGGTGCAGTATTACCGATTTATGATGCACTCTATCGCAGTGAGGCACCATTTCAGCATATTCTGTCACGACATGAGCAAGGTTCAATCCATGCAGCAGAAGGATATGCTCGTGTCACTGGGAAACCAGGAGTTGTCATTGCTACCTCGGGTCCTGGTGCAACAAATCTAGTGACAGGCATTACCGATGCGATGATGGATTCCTTGCCACTCGTTATTCTTACAGGTCAAGTTGGTAAAAGCGTTATCGGTACAGATGCATTCCAAGAGGCAGATATAATCGGGATTACAACCCCGATAACGAAATATAATTATCAGTTAAGCAATATTGCTGATATGCCAAGAGTCATCAAAGAAGCTTTTCATATTGCTTCAACAGGACGTCCCGGACCTGTAGTCATCGATATACCAAAAAATATTTCTGAAGTATTAACAAGTGATGAATATGACAGCGACTTTTATCTTCCTGGATATCAACCAACTATCAAGCCAAATGCATTACAAATTTCGAAGCTGGCAGAGGCGTTAAGTCATGCTAGCAGACCACTAATCTTGGCAGGTGCAGGTGTATTATTCGCTAATGCATCAGAGGAATTGAAGGCACTGGCAGAGGATTACCAAATACCAGTCACAACAACCTTGCTTGGCTTAGGAGGTTTCCCAGGATCTAATGCATTATCCTTAGGAATGGCAGGGATGCATGGAACGTATACAGCAAATATGGCAATCCAGGAATGTGATTTATTAATCAACATTGGGGCAAGGTTCGATGATCGATTGACTGGTAATATCAAGAAATTCGCTCCAAGAGCGAAGGTGGCTCATATCGATATTGATCCAGCCGAAATTGGTAAAAATATTAAGACAGATATTCCGGTTGTTGGAGATGCGAAGGAAGCAATTAATGAATTAATAAATTGTACGATTACCGTTCAAAGTCATAGTGAATGGATTGAAAAACTACAAAAAGATAAAGTGAATTTTCCGTTATGGTATGAACGATCTGATAAGTTAATTTCTCCACAATGGTTAATTGAGCAAATCGATACGATTACGAATGGCGATGCAATTGTGACAACGGACGTTGGACAGCATCAAATGTGGGCAGCACAATTTTATAATTTTAATAAACCGAATAAATGGGTTACCTCTGGGGGACTTGGAACAATGGGCTTCGGCTTCCCTGCAGCAATTGGTGCCCAATTAGGCAGACCAAATGAATTAGTAGTTGCTATAGTAGGGGATGGCGGATTTCAAATGACCCTTCAAGAACTTTCTGTTATTAAACAACGTAACCTTCCAGTGAAGGTGATCATTGTCAATAACGAAGCGCTAGGTATGGTACGTCAATGGCAGGAAAGCTTCTATGAAGAGAGATATTCGGAATCGTTATTATCTGAAAATCCCGATTTTGTGAAACTGGCAGAAAGTTATGGCATTCGCGGTGAGCTAGTATCAAGCGAGACAGATGTTCCAGAATTGCTTAAGGATATTTTCTCCTATGATGGTCCAGTAGTTGTTGACTGCCGTGTTGAAAGATTAACCGCTGTTAATCCAATGGTAGTGTCTGGTACAGGATTAGATGAGATGATCGGGGTGAAGAAATGA
- the ilvN gene encoding acetolactate synthase small subunit produces MRRIITATVQNRSGVLNRITGMLSKRQFNIESISVGASDVEGISKMTFVVEISDSQKLEQLTKQLNKQIDVLKVSDITDNAIVARELALIKVSSNSQLRAEIQGVITPFRASVIDISKDSLIIQVTGKPEKVDALITLLRPYGIKDLTRTGVTAFTRGHQPEQQVTNINSFSII; encoded by the coding sequence ATGAGAAGAATCATAACTGCAACTGTACAAAACCGCAGTGGGGTATTAAATCGAATAACCGGAATGCTATCAAAGCGTCAATTTAATATCGAAAGCATTTCCGTTGGGGCATCTGATGTAGAGGGAATTTCGAAGATGACCTTTGTAGTTGAAATAAGTGATAGCCAGAAATTAGAGCAGCTGACGAAACAATTAAATAAACAAATCGATGTATTGAAGGTTTCCGATATTACCGATAATGCAATCGTCGCAAGGGAATTAGCACTTATCAAAGTAAGCAGCAATAGTCAATTACGTGCAGAAATACAAGGGGTAATTACTCCATTCCGTGCAAGTGTGATTGATATTAGTAAAGACAGTCTAATCATCCAAGTAACAGGCAAACCAGAGAAGGTAGATGCACTCATAACCTTGCTTAGACCATATGGAATTAAAGATTTAACAAGAACAGGTGTCACAGCATTTACAAGAGGGCATCAACCAGAACAGCAAGTCACTAACATCAATTCATTTTCTATTATATAA
- a CDS encoding pyridoxal-phosphate-dependent aminotransferase family protein: MLADQQLLRIPGPSPIPPSVTRAMGQPMIGHRASETKKLLQSIKPRLKPIFGTNQEVLIIAGSGTAGLEAAVVNTVKPGDEVLVVVTGAFGERFSKICLEFNIKVHQLNVDWGEAANPEALTQALREHPGVSVVFTTYCETSTGVLNPIDKLAKVVHEHSDALIVVDGVSCVAGVETKMDEWGIDVLVTGSQKAFMLPGGLTFIAASDRAWKVIEDNNQPSFYFNLQKYRDSIKEDSTPFTPATSLLFGLDQVLNLFDEEGLEQVYARHQLMKNMTRAAFSAHNIPLLTSDQAASPTVTAVHPQDFSAEELRKVIKEEFGLSIAGGQQHLKGEIFRIGHMGYCSIADVLQIIGIIELGLTKIGKEIDLGKGVKAAQEIYLQQGDLS; encoded by the coding sequence ATGCTAGCAGATCAACAATTATTGAGGATTCCTGGGCCTAGTCCAATCCCGCCAAGTGTAACTCGAGCAATGGGGCAACCAATGATTGGGCACCGGGCAAGTGAGACAAAAAAATTATTACAATCCATCAAACCAAGATTAAAACCGATTTTCGGTACTAATCAAGAAGTATTGATAATAGCCGGAAGTGGAACAGCAGGTTTAGAAGCTGCAGTTGTCAACACTGTTAAACCTGGTGACGAAGTACTAGTTGTAGTAACAGGGGCTTTTGGCGAACGTTTCAGTAAAATTTGCCTTGAATTTAATATTAAGGTTCATCAATTAAATGTTGATTGGGGAGAGGCTGCGAATCCAGAAGCACTAACTCAAGCACTGCGTGAGCATCCAGGTGTTTCCGTTGTCTTCACTACCTACTGCGAAACGTCAACAGGGGTACTTAATCCGATTGACAAATTAGCAAAGGTTGTCCATGAGCATTCCGACGCACTGATTGTAGTTGACGGTGTGTCCTGTGTAGCTGGTGTTGAAACAAAGATGGATGAATGGGGTATTGATGTCCTTGTTACAGGTTCTCAAAAAGCGTTTATGCTTCCTGGAGGATTAACCTTTATTGCCGCTAGCGATCGCGCTTGGAAAGTAATCGAAGACAATAATCAGCCTAGTTTTTATTTTAATTTGCAAAAATACCGCGATAGCATTAAGGAGGATTCCACACCATTTACACCTGCTACCTCTCTCTTATTCGGCTTGGATCAGGTGTTAAATCTTTTTGATGAAGAAGGATTGGAGCAAGTTTATGCAAGACATCAACTTATGAAGAATATGACAAGGGCAGCATTCAGTGCACATAATATCCCGCTCTTGACAAGTGACCAAGCAGCATCGCCTACTGTAACAGCCGTTCACCCGCAAGACTTCTCAGCAGAAGAGTTAAGAAAAGTTATCAAAGAAGAGTTTGGTCTGAGCATCGCTGGCGGACAGCAGCATCTCAAGGGGGAGATTTTCCGAATTGGTCATATGGGCTACTGCTCCATTGCTGATGTGTTACAAATCATTGGCATTATCGAACTAGGGCTAACTAAAATTGGTAAAGAAATCGATCTTGGCAAAGGAGTAAAGGCTGCCCAAGAAATTTATTTACAACAGGGGGATTTATCTTGA
- the ilvC gene encoding ketol-acid reductoisomerase, with amino-acid sequence MSKVLYEKDIQKEVLQGKKIAVIGYGSQGHAHALNLRESGYDVVIGLRAGKSQQKAEEDGFTVYPVAEAVSEADVIMILLPDENQKQVYEESIKPNLAAGDALVFAHGFNVHFSQIVPPSDVDVFLVAPKGPGHLVRRTYESGAGVPALYGVYQDYTGNATKLALAYAQGIGAGRAGILETSFQEETETDLFGEQAVLCGGVTSLVKAGFETLTEAGYQPEVAYFECMHELKLIVDLLYEGGLENMRYSISDTAQWGDFVSGPRVVNEDTKARMKDVLTDIQTGKFAKDWILENQAGRPQFNAINAAENKHQIETVGRELRDLMPFVKQPIQTKQKEVKQHVTN; translated from the coding sequence ATGTCAAAAGTACTTTATGAAAAAGATATTCAAAAAGAGGTATTACAAGGGAAGAAAATCGCAGTAATTGGATATGGTTCACAAGGGCATGCACATGCACTTAACTTAAGAGAAAGTGGATACGACGTTGTTATCGGACTTAGAGCTGGTAAATCACAGCAAAAAGCAGAGGAAGATGGTTTTACTGTCTATCCAGTAGCAGAAGCAGTGAGTGAAGCAGATGTAATCATGATTCTTTTGCCAGATGAAAACCAAAAACAAGTTTATGAAGAAAGCATAAAACCAAATTTAGCAGCAGGAGATGCATTAGTTTTCGCACACGGATTTAACGTTCACTTTAGCCAAATCGTACCTCCATCAGATGTCGATGTATTCCTTGTTGCACCAAAAGGACCTGGACATTTAGTACGCAGAACCTATGAATCTGGCGCAGGAGTTCCAGCACTATACGGTGTCTACCAAGATTACACTGGCAATGCTACTAAGCTTGCACTTGCTTATGCACAGGGAATTGGTGCAGGCAGAGCAGGAATCTTAGAAACTAGCTTCCAGGAAGAAACAGAAACAGATCTATTCGGAGAGCAAGCAGTATTATGCGGTGGTGTGACCAGCTTAGTTAAAGCAGGCTTCGAAACATTAACAGAAGCAGGATACCAACCTGAAGTTGCCTACTTCGAATGTATGCATGAACTAAAATTAATCGTGGATCTTCTATATGAAGGTGGACTTGAAAATATGCGCTATTCAATCTCTGATACAGCACAATGGGGTGACTTCGTATCTGGACCACGCGTAGTTAATGAAGATACGAAAGCAAGAATGAAGGACGTATTAACAGATATCCAGACTGGTAAATTCGCGAAAGATTGGATTCTTGAAAACCAAGCTGGTCGTCCACAGTTTAACGCAATCAATGCAGCAGAAAACAAACACCAAATCGAAACAGTTGGAAGGGAGTTACGTGATTTAATGCCTTTTGTAAAACAGCCAATCCAAACAAAACAAAAGGAAGTGAAGCAGCATGTCACAAATTAA
- the leuB gene encoding 3-isopropylmalate dehydrogenase, protein MKKNIVLLPGDGIGPEIMESAKVVLNTVASEYNHEFNFHEHAIGGDAIDRFNNPLPEETIHACKAADAVLLGAVGGKKWDNNPSHLRPEKGLLGIRKALGLFANLRPIKGFNSLLHASPLKEEKIAGSDILIIRELTGGLYFGTPSERRENGNVVVDTLYYERHEMERIIDKAFQSAMQRKKQLTSVDKANVLESSRMWREIVDEKANVYPEVEVEHLLVDAAAMKLITQPNHFDVIVTENLFGDILSDEASVLTGSLGMLPSASIRTDGVGLYEPVHGSAPDIAGKGIANPLGMILSTAMMLRHSLGLEEEAAEIERAVNETLEQGYHTADLQLKNGKLAGTKEITDAVIENLTTKSISNSICNMYV, encoded by the coding sequence ATGAAGAAGAATATTGTTTTACTTCCAGGTGACGGGATTGGACCAGAAATTATGGAATCGGCAAAGGTCGTATTAAATACGGTTGCGAGTGAATACAATCACGAGTTTAATTTTCATGAGCATGCAATTGGTGGTGATGCGATTGATCGATTTAATAATCCACTTCCAGAGGAAACGATTCATGCATGTAAAGCAGCAGATGCTGTTCTTTTAGGAGCTGTTGGTGGGAAGAAGTGGGATAATAATCCCTCGCATTTACGACCGGAAAAAGGATTGTTAGGCATCCGAAAAGCACTTGGTCTTTTTGCAAACCTACGTCCAATCAAGGGATTTAATTCTTTACTCCATGCCTCTCCATTAAAAGAGGAAAAAATTGCGGGTAGCGATATTTTAATCATTCGTGAACTAACAGGTGGACTTTACTTTGGTACACCTAGTGAACGGAGAGAAAATGGAAATGTCGTTGTCGATACTCTTTACTATGAGCGACATGAAATGGAAAGAATTATTGATAAAGCATTTCAAAGTGCGATGCAAAGGAAGAAACAGTTAACATCTGTTGATAAGGCGAATGTGCTCGAATCAAGCAGAATGTGGCGAGAAATTGTCGATGAAAAGGCTAATGTTTATCCAGAGGTTGAGGTGGAGCATTTGCTTGTTGATGCTGCAGCAATGAAGCTGATTACCCAGCCAAACCATTTTGACGTCATCGTTACGGAAAATTTATTCGGGGATATTCTAAGTGATGAAGCATCTGTATTAACAGGATCCCTCGGGATGTTGCCATCTGCTAGTATACGTACAGATGGAGTCGGTCTTTACGAGCCTGTACATGGCTCAGCGCCAGATATTGCAGGAAAAGGAATCGCCAATCCATTAGGTATGATTTTATCGACTGCGATGATGCTAAGGCATTCACTTGGGCTTGAAGAGGAAGCGGCGGAGATAGAGAGAGCAGTAAATGAAACATTAGAGCAAGGCTATCATACAGCTGACTTACAATTAAAGAACGGCAAGCTTGCAGGGACAAAAGAAATAACCGATGCAGTTATCGAAAATTTAACAACTAAAAGTATTTCTAATAGTATTTGTAACATGTATGTCTGA
- the ilvD gene encoding dihydroxy-acid dehydratase produces MTKDLRIKSNAFDGTMRAPNRAMLRAVGLTDDDFKKPMIGVADTESEVTPCNIHMGSLSLRAKEGVRDAGAVPFLFHTITVSDGISMGTPGMRYSLPSRDIIADSIETVVGAENFDGLVAIGGCDKNIPGCMIAIANAEIPSVFVYGGTIAPGNLNGKDIDLVSVFEGVGKHNNGDITDAELNAIECAACPGAGACGGMYTANTMASAVEALGMSLPGSSSHPAESSEKAVDSEEAGRAVMNLLEKGIYPKDIMTKEAFENAITVVMALGGSTNAILHLLAIAHAIEVDLTIDDFARIQTKVPHLADLKPSGRFVMEDLFKVGGVQGVMKLLLEAGYLHGDCLTVTGKTVAENLSDAPGLKEGQEIIAPLDKPKRKDGPLIILKGNLSPEGSVAKVSGVKVKVHTGPARVFDTEEEATAAVMRNEINEGDVLVIRYVGPKGGPGMPEMLSISSILVGKGLGEKVALLTDGRFSGGTHGLVVGHISPEAQVGGPIAFLKEGDLVTVDSENKLLNFNVSEEELEQRRAGWVAPPLYKKGVLGKYAHNVTSASRGAVTDYLNRD; encoded by the coding sequence ATGACAAAAGATTTACGGATAAAAAGTAATGCATTCGATGGTACGATGCGAGCACCAAACCGTGCCATGCTGCGTGCTGTCGGTTTGACAGATGACGATTTTAAGAAACCAATGATCGGGGTTGCCGATACGGAAAGTGAAGTAACACCATGTAACATACATATGGGTTCATTATCTTTAAGAGCGAAGGAAGGAGTACGTGATGCCGGGGCAGTTCCGTTTTTATTCCATACAATAACTGTTTCTGATGGAATTTCAATGGGAACACCAGGGATGCGTTATTCCCTGCCAAGTCGTGATATCATAGCTGATTCAATCGAGACAGTAGTCGGAGCGGAGAACTTTGACGGACTTGTAGCAATTGGTGGATGTGATAAGAACATTCCAGGATGTATGATTGCAATTGCTAATGCGGAAATTCCTTCTGTATTTGTATATGGTGGTACAATTGCACCTGGTAATTTGAATGGTAAGGATATTGACCTTGTTTCTGTATTTGAAGGTGTTGGTAAGCATAATAATGGTGATATTACAGATGCGGAATTAAATGCAATTGAATGTGCTGCATGTCCAGGTGCTGGTGCATGTGGTGGAATGTATACGGCAAATACGATGGCATCTGCTGTGGAAGCGCTTGGTATGAGTCTTCCAGGAAGCTCATCACATCCAGCAGAATCATCGGAAAAAGCAGTTGATTCTGAAGAAGCAGGACGAGCAGTAATGAACCTTTTAGAAAAAGGAATCTATCCAAAAGATATTATGACAAAAGAAGCATTTGAAAATGCAATTACAGTTGTAATGGCACTTGGAGGATCAACAAATGCCATTCTTCATTTGCTTGCAATAGCCCATGCAATTGAAGTTGATTTAACGATTGATGACTTTGCCAGAATTCAAACGAAGGTTCCGCATCTTGCAGATTTGAAGCCGAGCGGAAGATTCGTAATGGAAGATTTATTTAAAGTTGGTGGCGTACAAGGTGTTATGAAGTTATTGCTTGAAGCAGGCTACTTACATGGAGACTGTTTAACAGTAACAGGGAAGACTGTCGCAGAAAACTTAAGTGATGCACCGGGACTTAAAGAAGGACAAGAAATTATTGCTCCACTTGATAAACCAAAGCGTAAAGATGGTCCATTGATCATTCTAAAAGGTAACCTTTCTCCTGAAGGTTCTGTGGCGAAGGTATCTGGTGTGAAAGTAAAAGTCCACACAGGCCCTGCACGCGTATTTGATACTGAGGAAGAAGCAACAGCTGCAGTAATGAGAAATGAAATTAACGAGGGTGATGTGCTAGTAATCCGTTATGTTGGTCCAAAAGGCGGACCTGGTATGCCAGAGATGCTATCTATTTCTAGTATTCTAGTAGGTAAAGGCCTAGGAGAGAAAGTAGCATTATTAACAGATGGTAGATTCTCAGGTGGTACACATGGACTTGTTGTCGGACATATTTCGCCTGAAGCACAGGTCGGTGGTCCAATTGCATTTCTAAAAGAAGGTGACTTAGTAACGGTTGATTCAGAGAATAAACTATTGAACTTCAATGTTTCAGAAGAAGAATTAGAACAACGTCGCGCTGGCTGGGTTGCTCCACCTTTATACAAAAAAGGCGTCCTAGGTAAATATGCACATAATGTTACAAGTGCATCACGGGGTGCTGTAACCGATTATTTAAATAGAGACTAA